Proteins encoded by one window of Blautia argi:
- the rpoC gene encoding DNA-directed RNA polymerase subunit beta', giving the protein MPETAKNEVYKPMTFDAIKIGLASPEKIREWSHGEVKKPETINYRTLKPEKDGLFCERIFGPSKDWECHCGKYKKIRYKGVICDRCGVEVTKAAVRRERMGHIELAAPVSHIWYFKGIPSRMGLILDLSPRTLEKVLYFANYIVLDAGTTDLQYKQVLTEREYQDAREKYGEEFRVGMGAEAIQELLAAIDLERESKELKAGLKDSTGQKRARIVKRLEVVEAFRESGNRPEWMIMTVVPVIPPDLRPMVQLDGGRFATSDLNDLYRRIINRNNRLKRLLELGAPDIIVRNEKRMLQEAVDALIDNGRRGRPVTGPGNRALKSLSDMLKGKSGRFRQNLLGKRVDYSGRSVIVVGPELKIFQCGLPKEMAIELFKPFVMKELVSNGTAHNIKNAKKMVEKLEPAVWDVLEDVIKEHPVMLNRAPTLHRLGIQAFEPILVEGKAIKLHPLVCTAFNADFDGDQMAVHLPLSVEAQAECRFLLLSPNNLLKPSDGGPVAVPSQDMVLGIYYLTQERPGSKGEGKVFKSVNEAILAYENQVITLQTKIFIYAEKKMADGTVLRGKVASTLGRLLFNEILPQDLGFVDRSIPGNELLPEVDFLVGKKQLKQILEKVINTHGATKTAEVLDAIKAMGYKYSTRAAMTVSISDMTVPPQKPEMIKQAQDTVDLITKNFKRGLITEEERYKEVVDTWKKTDDALTKALLTGLDKYNNIFMMADSGARGSDKQIKQLAGMRGLMADTTGHTIELPIKSNFREGLDVLEYFMSAHGARKGLSDTALRTADSGYLTRRLVDVSQELIVRDVDCCEGTGEIPGMWIKAFTDGKEEIESLQERITGRFSCETIKDKDGNVIVKANHMITPKRAARVVTEGVNAEGKPYDTVKIRTILTCKCKIGVCAKCYGANMATGEPVQVGESVGIIAAQSIGEPGTQLTMRTFHTGGVAGGDITQGLPRVEELFEARKPKGLAIITEIKGVATLKDTKKKREIIVTDNESGESKTYLIPYGSRIKVQDGDYLEAGDELTEGSVNPHDILRIKGVRAVQDYMIREVQRVYRLQGVEINDKHIEVIVRQMLKKIRIEDNGDTEFLPGTLVDVLDFEEENQKLIAEGKEPAEGQQVMLGITKASLATNSFLSAASFQETTKVLTEAAIKGKIDPLIGLKENVLIGKLIPAGTGMKTYANIKLDTDGDEEEEYDDLDEAEEEALEAAEETVTEDEVLEEAELSEEEEEAELTEE; this is encoded by the coding sequence ATGCCAGAAACAGCAAAGAATGAGGTATATAAGCCAATGACCTTTGATGCCATTAAAATCGGACTGGCGTCCCCGGAGAAAATCCGGGAATGGTCTCATGGTGAGGTGAAAAAACCGGAAACCATTAACTATAGAACATTGAAACCGGAAAAGGACGGCCTTTTCTGCGAAAGAATCTTCGGACCGAGCAAGGACTGGGAGTGTCACTGCGGTAAGTACAAGAAGATTCGTTATAAAGGCGTAATCTGCGACAGATGCGGTGTTGAAGTAACAAAAGCAGCTGTCCGCAGAGAGCGTATGGGACATATTGAACTGGCAGCGCCGGTTTCCCATATCTGGTATTTTAAGGGTATTCCTTCCAGAATGGGTCTGATTCTTGACCTGTCCCCAAGAACTCTGGAAAAGGTTCTGTACTTTGCAAACTATATTGTACTGGACGCAGGAACTACAGACCTGCAGTACAAACAGGTATTGACAGAGAGAGAATATCAGGACGCCAGAGAAAAATACGGCGAAGAATTCCGTGTAGGCATGGGTGCAGAAGCGATTCAGGAGCTTCTGGCAGCCATTGACCTGGAAAGAGAATCCAAAGAGTTAAAAGCAGGCTTAAAGGATTCTACAGGACAGAAACGTGCCAGAATCGTAAAACGTCTGGAAGTTGTAGAAGCTTTCCGTGAATCCGGAAACAGACCGGAATGGATGATTATGACCGTTGTTCCGGTTATTCCGCCGGATTTACGTCCAATGGTACAGTTGGACGGAGGCCGTTTTGCAACCTCTGACTTAAATGATCTGTACAGAAGAATTATTAATAGAAACAACCGTCTGAAAAGACTGTTGGAACTGGGCGCACCGGATATTATTGTCCGCAACGAAAAGAGAATGCTGCAGGAAGCAGTTGATGCTCTTATCGACAACGGACGCCGTGGCCGTCCGGTTACAGGTCCTGGAAACAGAGCCCTGAAGTCCCTTTCCGATATGCTGAAAGGTAAATCCGGACGTTTCCGTCAGAACCTGCTTGGTAAACGTGTTGACTACTCAGGACGTTCCGTTATCGTTGTAGGTCCGGAACTGAAAATTTTCCAGTGTGGTCTTCCGAAAGAAATGGCAATCGAATTGTTTAAGCCATTTGTTATGAAAGAACTGGTATCTAACGGTACTGCCCATAATATTAAAAATGCCAAGAAGATGGTAGAAAAGCTGGAACCGGCTGTATGGGACGTACTGGAAGATGTTATTAAAGAACACCCGGTTATGTTAAACCGTGCACCTACTCTGCACAGACTTGGTATTCAGGCATTTGAGCCGATTCTGGTAGAGGGTAAAGCGATTAAGCTGCATCCGCTGGTTTGTACAGCGTTCAACGCAGACTTTGATGGTGACCAGATGGCGGTTCACCTTCCATTGTCTGTAGAAGCACAGGCAGAATGCCGTTTCCTTCTGCTTTCACCAAACAACCTGCTGAAACCGTCTGACGGTGGTCCGGTAGCGGTTCCTTCACAGGATATGGTACTTGGTATCTACTATCTGACTCAGGAAAGACCGGGAAGCAAGGGCGAAGGTAAGGTGTTCAAGAGTGTAAATGAAGCCATTCTGGCATATGAAAACCAGGTGATTACTCTGCAGACGAAGATTTTTATCTACGCAGAGAAGAAAATGGCTGACGGAACTGTTTTAAGAGGAAAAGTGGCATCTACACTGGGACGTCTGCTGTTCAATGAAATCCTTCCTCAGGATTTGGGATTTGTGGACAGAAGCATTCCGGGCAATGAACTGCTTCCGGAAGTGGATTTCCTGGTAGGCAAGAAACAGTTAAAACAGATTCTGGAAAAGGTTATCAATACCCATGGCGCAACTAAGACCGCAGAAGTTCTGGACGCAATCAAGGCAATGGGTTACAAATATTCCACAAGAGCGGCTATGACCGTATCTATTTCTGATATGACCGTGCCGCCTCAGAAACCGGAAATGATTAAACAGGCACAGGATACTGTAGACTTAATTACAAAGAACTTTAAACGTGGTCTGATTACAGAAGAAGAGCGTTACAAAGAAGTTGTAGATACATGGAAGAAGACGGACGATGCCCTGACAAAGGCTCTGCTTACAGGACTGGATAAGTATAACAACATCTTTATGATGGCAGACTCCGGTGCCCGTGGTTCTGACAAGCAGATTAAACAGCTGGCTGGTATGCGTGGTTTGATGGCAGATACAACCGGTCACACCATCGAGTTGCCTATTAAGTCTAACTTCCGTGAAGGTCTGGACGTACTGGAATACTTTATGTCTGCGCATGGTGCGCGTAAAGGTTTGTCTGATACGGCTCTTCGTACCGCTGACTCCGGTTACCTGACAAGACGTCTGGTTGACGTATCTCAGGAACTGATTGTCCGCGATGTGGACTGCTGTGAAGGTACAGGTGAAATTCCGGGTATGTGGATTAAAGCCTTTACAGACGGAAAAGAAGAAATCGAAAGTCTTCAGGAGCGTATTACAGGACGTTTCTCCTGTGAAACAATTAAAGATAAAGACGGAAATGTTATCGTAAAAGCAAACCATATGATTACGCCAAAACGTGCTGCTAGAGTGGTGACAGAGGGCGTGAATGCAGAAGGTAAACCATACGATACCGTGAAAATCCGTACAATTCTTACCTGTAAGTGTAAGATTGGTGTTTGTGCAAAATGTTACGGCGCTAACATGGCAACCGGTGAGCCGGTACAGGTTGGTGAATCTGTTGGTATTATTGCAGCGCAGTCTATCGGTGAACCTGGTACACAGCTTACCATGCGTACCTTCCATACCGGTGGTGTTGCCGGCGGCGATATCACACAGGGTCTTCCTCGTGTCGAAGAGCTTTTTGAAGCAAGAAAGCCGAAAGGTCTTGCTATCATCACTGAAATCAAGGGTGTTGCAACTCTGAAAGATACAAAGAAGAAACGTGAAATTATTGTTACAGACAATGAGAGCGGTGAGTCCAAGACTTACCTGATTCCATACGGTTCCCGTATTAAAGTACAGGACGGCGATTATCTGGAAGCAGGTGACGAGCTGACAGAAGGTTCTGTAAATCCACACGATATTCTGAGAATCAAAGGTGTTCGTGCGGTACAGGATTACATGATTCGCGAGGTTCAGAGAGTTTACCGCCTTCAGGGTGTAGAAATCAACGATAAGCATATCGAGGTAATTGTTCGTCAGATGCTGAAGAAAATCCGCATCGAGGACAACGGAGATACAGAATTCCTGCCGGGTACACTGGTAGATGTTCTGGACTTTGAAGAAGAAAACCAGAAACTGATTGCAGAGGGTAAAGAGCCGGCAGAGGGACAGCAGGTAATGCTGGGTATCACAAAGGCTTCCCTGGCAACCAATTCCTTCTTATCCGCAGCTTCCTTCCAGGAAACAACCAAGGTTCTTACAGAGGCTGCTATCAAAGGTAAGATTGACCCGCTTATCGGCTTGAAAGAAAATGTTCTTATCGGTAAGCTGATTCCGGCAGGTACAGGTATGAAGACATACGCAAACATTAAGCTGGATACAGATGGCGATGAGGAAGAAGAATACGACGATTTAGACGAGGCAGAAGAGGAAGCACTGGAAGCTGCAGAAGAAACCGTAACAGAAGATGAAGTCTTGGAAGAGGCAGAGCTTTCTGAAGAGGAAGAAGAAGCAGAACTGACAGAAGAATAA
- a CDS encoding ROK family protein, with the protein MTTQENRSTILEYIFRHAPVARSTIAKKTQITPATVTSITGNFIQEGIIREIGSDETQGDSSPGRKKILLDIVPDRVYAMGVEFTMRHVRFLICSLRGISVFQTSALLETEVKENITEFLIHKITEILDRLPEISKSLIGIGIAVPGHIDPQQDKVTINSSTYPGFSGKELKNRLPFPIICENNVRCMAFGRYLFDKTSPETFAFFHIGLGMFCAMMKDSHLFQGTNYYAGEIGHTIVNPEGKKCECGKRGCLQTYCSETWLLKYCRLLYESNANTVLTSLKPSSEDLTIEDISKAFSLGDPQIGNYISTALKYLGITISNLAIIMNPDRIYLHCSLFSNKEISEELMDYIKQQLLFVDDPTDQTVQIVPYNPFEGPKGAAAYAIKNFYIDTI; encoded by the coding sequence ATGACCACTCAGGAAAACAGAAGTACCATTCTGGAATATATTTTTCGCCATGCTCCGGTTGCCCGTTCAACCATTGCAAAAAAAACGCAGATTACCCCTGCCACAGTAACTTCTATCACCGGAAATTTTATTCAGGAGGGTATTATACGGGAAATCGGCTCAGACGAAACACAGGGAGATTCCTCTCCCGGACGAAAAAAAATTCTGTTGGACATTGTGCCTGACCGGGTTTATGCCATGGGAGTGGAGTTTACCATGCGTCATGTGCGATTTCTCATCTGTAGCCTTCGAGGTATTTCTGTTTTTCAGACTTCTGCTCTTTTAGAAACAGAGGTAAAGGAGAACATTACAGAATTTCTTATACATAAAATTACGGAAATCTTAGACAGACTTCCTGAAATATCCAAATCACTCATTGGTATCGGCATTGCCGTTCCCGGACATATTGACCCCCAGCAGGATAAGGTGACTATAAACTCTTCCACCTATCCCGGCTTCAGCGGAAAGGAACTGAAAAATCGCCTCCCTTTCCCGATTATCTGTGAAAACAATGTGCGCTGCATGGCATTCGGCAGGTATTTGTTTGACAAAACCTCCCCGGAAACCTTTGCTTTTTTCCACATTGGCTTGGGTATGTTCTGCGCCATGATGAAGGATAGCCACCTCTTTCAGGGAACGAATTATTACGCCGGAGAAATCGGACATACCATTGTAAATCCGGAAGGCAAAAAGTGCGAATGCGGCAAACGGGGCTGCCTGCAGACCTATTGCAGTGAAACCTGGCTCTTAAAATACTGCCGGCTCCTCTACGAAAGCAACGCCAATACGGTTCTGACCTCTCTCAAACCTTCTTCCGAGGATCTGACCATAGAGGATATTTCAAAAGCCTTTTCTCTGGGCGATCCACAGATAGGAAATTATATTTCCACTGCACTGAAATATCTGGGAATTACCATTTCCAATCTGGCAATCATTATGAATCCCGACAGGATTTACCTGCACTGCTCTCTGTTTTCCAATAAAGAAATCAGTGAAGAGCTTATGGACTATATCAAACAGCAGCTTCTCTTTGTGGACGACCCCACAGACCAGACCGTACAGATTGTACCTTACAACCCTTTTGAAGGACCGAAAGGTGCCGCTGCTTATGCTATTAAGAACTTTTACATTGATACCATATAA
- a CDS encoding DUF4838 domain-containing protein — protein sequence MYIRIDCTSNSETVLFAGSELKYYLSKINNTIAFSKDTDAEEDKNCNRILLGLFPDSECSSDDDAYEIEISHLNGHIKGSNPRSVLLGMYRYLTLLGCRFLRPGKEYEWIPSIPHIEEIHISRRQKALYRHRGVCIEGADAPENILEFIDWLPKLGYNSFFLQFELPYAFLNLWYSHKNNPLLTPEEFTLEKAAEISLLIDRELQKRNLKHHRVGHGWTCSVLGQNTLGWVSSDARLSDEQLSMTALVNGERGFYKGIPINTNLCYSSPKVVSSFVEKVTTYAQMHPEVDYLHIWLADAFNNHCECHACKKHLPSDLYVHLLNELDKALSEKGLTVKIVFLIYEELLWAPEKEQLANPDRFVMMFAPISRTFLHSYEIPDEFPAPPEYQRNQITLPVNLGENLSFLAQWKKVFNGESFDYDYPLGRAHYGDMGYVHIAHIIYEDIHRLKDLHLDGYISCQELRCFLPNGLPNYIMGNCLFGTDASFEELAEEYFQAAYGENWKDCLTYLSELSSLCDCDYYNGKNSRLNPQIAANMETLSNKVQSFRGKYFTKKELLAVPVQQLFWKHLDYHSQYCILLSKALSFLAKGMKKEAEDAWKDFTHYICSQEQTFQKALDVYRVVEVSTNYTGFPLIEEF from the coding sequence ATGTATATCCGAATAGATTGTACATCTAATTCTGAAACAGTTTTATTTGCTGGTTCCGAATTAAAATATTACTTATCAAAAATAAATAATACCATTGCTTTTTCAAAGGATACCGACGCAGAAGAGGATAAAAATTGTAACAGAATCCTGCTTGGACTCTTTCCGGATTCTGAATGTTCCTCTGATGACGATGCATATGAAATAGAAATTTCTCATTTAAACGGGCATATCAAAGGCAGTAATCCCCGTTCTGTACTCCTGGGCATGTATCGGTATCTCACGCTTCTGGGCTGCCGCTTTCTAAGGCCTGGAAAAGAGTATGAATGGATTCCTTCTATCCCCCATATAGAAGAAATCCACATTTCCCGCCGCCAAAAGGCACTTTACCGTCACAGAGGCGTCTGTATAGAAGGGGCTGACGCACCTGAAAACATTCTGGAGTTTATTGACTGGCTTCCAAAGCTGGGCTACAATTCCTTTTTCCTGCAATTTGAACTCCCTTACGCTTTTTTAAACCTGTGGTACTCCCACAAAAACAACCCGCTGCTTACCCCTGAGGAGTTCACCCTTGAAAAAGCCGCCGAAATTTCCCTTCTTATTGACCGGGAACTACAGAAAAGAAATTTAAAACACCATCGTGTAGGACATGGCTGGACCTGCTCTGTCTTAGGCCAGAATACCCTGGGCTGGGTTTCCTCTGATGCCAGATTAAGCGATGAGCAGCTTTCCATGACAGCGCTGGTAAATGGAGAAAGAGGCTTTTATAAGGGAATCCCCATTAACACCAACCTGTGCTATTCAAGTCCAAAGGTGGTTTCCTCGTTTGTAGAAAAGGTTACCACTTATGCACAGATGCACCCGGAGGTAGATTATCTCCACATCTGGCTGGCAGACGCTTTTAACAACCACTGTGAATGCCATGCCTGCAAGAAGCATCTGCCTTCTGACCTGTATGTACACCTTTTAAACGAACTGGACAAAGCGCTGTCTGAGAAAGGTCTGACAGTTAAAATCGTATTTTTAATTTACGAGGAACTTTTATGGGCGCCTGAAAAAGAGCAACTTGCAAACCCTGACCGCTTTGTAATGATGTTTGCCCCCATAAGCCGAACCTTCCTTCACTCCTACGAGATTCCCGATGAATTTCCGGCGCCTCCTGAATATCAGCGAAATCAGATTACACTTCCCGTTAATCTGGGAGAAAATCTGTCCTTTTTGGCACAGTGGAAAAAGGTCTTTAACGGAGAATCCTTTGACTACGACTATCCTCTGGGAAGAGCCCACTATGGAGATATGGGATATGTACACATTGCTCACATTATTTATGAGGATATCCACCGCTTAAAGGATTTACATCTGGACGGATACATCAGCTGTCAGGAGCTTCGCTGTTTCCTGCCCAACGGACTCCCCAATTATATAATGGGAAACTGTCTGTTTGGAACAGACGCTTCTTTTGAAGAATTGGCAGAAGAATATTTCCAGGCTGCTTACGGAGAAAACTGGAAGGATTGCCTTACCTATTTATCAGAGCTGTCCTCCCTGTGTGACTGTGACTACTATAATGGTAAAAACAGTCGGCTGAATCCTCAGATAGCCGCAAATATGGAAACACTGTCTAATAAAGTTCAGAGTTTTCGCGGAAAATACTTTACGAAAAAAGAGCTTCTCGCAGTACCTGTACAGCAGCTTTTTTGGAAACACCTTGACTACCACAGCCAATATTGTATATTATTATCAAAAGCCCTCTCTTTTCTTGCAAAAGGCATGAAAAAAGAGGCAGAGGACGCCTGGAAGGACTTTACACATTACATCTGTTCACAGGAACAGACTTTCCAGAAGGCATTAGACGTTTATCGGGTTGTGGAAGTTTCCACAAATTATACAGGCTTTCCTCTTATCGAAGAATTTTAG
- a CDS encoding carbohydrate ABC transporter permease — MKTKTTLAEFKAMNSVRKKRILRKNAWCWVFMLPTVLLYILFQGYPIITSAWYSLLDWSGMTMNATFVGLGNFKELLADPLFYNSVANSFKYMFLSVPIQLVLSLVIAYILTSIIRKGATVFRTMYFIPVVTTASIVGIIMIFIFGGTGPVNQVLAMLGIDTINFLGDEKTALFTVVLIGIWKDLGTYMIYWIAALQSVSQDVYEAAKIDGAGKFRTFTDVVFPLILPIGGVIAVLCVIGSLKVFDIVQTMTNGGPYFATDVVATFVYRTAYSSTTGSPRLGYASAAALMFGLMVVIIGIVLNLVKAYFNKKRNV, encoded by the coding sequence ATGAAAACGAAAACAACTTTGGCAGAATTCAAAGCCATGAATTCTGTAAGGAAAAAACGCATTTTGCGAAAGAATGCATGGTGTTGGGTATTTATGCTTCCTACAGTGCTTCTTTACATTCTGTTTCAGGGTTATCCCATTATTACAAGTGCATGGTACTCTTTACTGGACTGGTCCGGTATGACTATGAATGCAACCTTTGTAGGTCTGGGAAACTTTAAGGAATTGTTGGCAGACCCGTTGTTTTACAACTCTGTGGCGAACAGCTTTAAGTATATGTTTTTAAGCGTTCCCATTCAGCTGGTACTTTCCCTGGTGATTGCTTACATATTAACCAGCATTATCCGCAAGGGTGCAACCGTGTTCCGTACCATGTATTTTATTCCGGTAGTTACAACAGCTTCCATTGTGGGAATTATCATGATTTTCATTTTCGGCGGAACAGGTCCTGTGAATCAGGTCTTAGCCATGCTTGGCATTGATACTATTAACTTCCTTGGCGATGAAAAAACAGCGCTGTTTACCGTAGTGCTTATCGGTATCTGGAAGGATTTAGGTACTTATATGATTTACTGGATTGCAGCTTTGCAGAGCGTATCCCAGGACGTATACGAAGCCGCAAAAATTGACGGCGCAGGTAAGTTCAGAACTTTTACAGACGTTGTTTTTCCATTGATTCTTCCAATCGGCGGCGTCATTGCAGTGCTTTGCGTTATCGGTTCTCTGAAGGTATTTGATATTGTACAGACCATGACAAATGGCGGTCCGTACTTTGCAACTGATGTAGTAGCAACCTTTGTATACAGAACAGCTTATTCCAGTACAACCGGAAGCCCGCGTCTTGGCTATGCAAGTGCGGCAGCGCTGATGTTTGGACTTATGGTAGTCATCATTGGTATTGTTCTGAATCTGGTGAAGGCTTATTTTAATAAGAAGAGAAATGTTTAG
- a CDS encoding carbohydrate ABC transporter permease: MKKGRIAGKIGRSVIYVLLSVVALIWIYPFIWMITASLKTQDEFFASGLSLIPKSLNFDNYVRAWNNANFGVYFKNSIIVTVSVVVIVLLATSAAGYVMGRYTFVGKKLTMGIFMASITIPLVFTVIPIYELLKEMGLEQNLLGLILAEAGGGHVIFLMLFSSFYGGIPKELEEAATIDGSGFLKTYSSIMFPLAKPIMATVVIMQFIWTWNSFLLPLIVTLSRPELRTLAVGLYALRGENVVDWTGIAAGACIAVLPIILIFICLQRYFVDGVAGAVKS; encoded by the coding sequence ATGAAAAAAGGAAGAATTGCAGGAAAAATTGGAAGATCTGTGATTTATGTACTGCTTTCCGTAGTGGCGCTTATCTGGATATACCCTTTTATCTGGATGATTACCGCATCTTTGAAAACGCAGGACGAGTTCTTTGCCAGCGGTTTGAGTCTGATACCAAAGAGTCTGAATTTTGACAATTATGTGAGAGCATGGAATAATGCAAATTTTGGCGTGTATTTTAAGAACTCCATTATTGTAACGGTCAGCGTTGTGGTCATTGTTCTTCTGGCAACTTCTGCGGCAGGTTATGTTATGGGAAGATATACCTTTGTAGGCAAAAAACTTACCATGGGAATTTTTATGGCAAGTATTACCATTCCATTGGTATTTACAGTAATTCCTATTTACGAACTATTAAAGGAAATGGGACTGGAACAGAATCTGTTGGGTCTGATTCTGGCGGAAGCCGGAGGCGGTCATGTGATTTTCCTGATGCTGTTTTCCAGTTTTTATGGAGGAATCCCCAAGGAACTGGAAGAGGCTGCAACCATTGATGGCAGCGGCTTTCTGAAAACATATTCCAGCATCATGTTCCCTCTTGCAAAACCCATTATGGCAACGGTTGTGATTATGCAGTTCATCTGGACATGGAACTCTTTCCTTCTGCCATTGATTGTAACCTTAAGCAGACCGGAACTTCGTACCCTTGCCGTTGGTCTTTACGCACTCCGAGGCGAAAACGTAGTAGACTGGACAGGTATTGCGGCAGGCGCATGTATTGCGGTGCTGCCAATTATCCTGATATTCATCTGTCTGCAGAGGTACTTTGTAGACGGTGTTGCAGGTGCAGTTAAGAGCTGA
- a CDS encoding ABC transporter substrate-binding protein, translating to MKRRIAALAMAGLMVLSAAGCGPQVGGSSEEAKQETSSEKKEDSKESKGDGEVVLQVVDMSDSTKARREEYNKKFEEENNCKVEYTVLAGDQYQTTINSSIKANTAPDLFALPSGVKLSTAVEEGWYMPMNDYVEDGFFDTFAEGALNEGITTMDGEVYVLPESANIVNTLVFYNKTVLEDAGVDTNNLPKTWSEFREVCKQVTEAGKGKYYGMIEGGKQVNRLEIAIRALSCLAGSKSNDIGVISMVDGKNVLDSDAMIQAFDFYSGLAQDGSFHPDSANLAAPEARALFAQNQAAFLIQGSWCISTWEKENPDLEFGVMEMPVPDDGAKGGLPYIGAQPWMGISKTSENPELAAKYLQGLYSEEYQAGVVEDGGFVSAIEGVNEKYMKDGVMKDYYTLALEQGKLCPDPIVGNADAAVVYANITEVSPNLGQIVQGVLTGKTDYKESLKTLAENTQKEWESGIAKAQEAGAEVSAADFEFKNWNPLEDYTAEDYQNR from the coding sequence ATGAAAAGGAGAATAGCAGCATTAGCTATGGCTGGTCTGATGGTTTTATCAGCAGCAGGTTGCGGTCCTCAGGTGGGTGGAAGCTCTGAGGAAGCAAAACAGGAAACATCTTCTGAAAAGAAGGAAGATTCCAAAGAGTCCAAAGGGGACGGAGAGGTTGTACTTCAGGTTGTAGATATGAGTGACTCTACAAAAGCAAGAAGAGAAGAGTACAACAAAAAATTTGAAGAAGAGAATAACTGTAAAGTAGAGTATACGGTTTTGGCAGGCGACCAGTATCAGACAACTATTAACTCTTCTATTAAAGCAAATACAGCGCCGGACTTATTTGCACTTCCAAGTGGTGTGAAACTTTCTACAGCAGTAGAAGAGGGCTGGTACATGCCAATGAATGACTATGTAGAAGACGGATTTTTTGATACCTTTGCAGAAGGTGCATTAAATGAAGGTATTACCACTATGGACGGAGAAGTTTATGTACTTCCGGAATCTGCAAACATTGTAAATACCCTGGTGTTCTACAACAAGACTGTGCTGGAAGACGCAGGTGTGGATACAAACAATCTTCCAAAAACCTGGAGCGAATTCAGAGAAGTCTGCAAACAGGTTACAGAAGCCGGAAAAGGCAAATATTATGGTATGATTGAAGGCGGAAAACAGGTAAACAGACTGGAAATCGCAATCCGTGCATTATCCTGTCTGGCAGGCAGCAAATCCAATGATATCGGCGTTATCAGCATGGTAGACGGAAAGAACGTATTAGATTCCGACGCTATGATTCAGGCATTTGATTTCTACAGCGGACTGGCTCAGGACGGCAGCTTCCACCCGGATTCTGCAAACCTGGCAGCGCCGGAAGCAAGAGCATTGTTTGCACAGAATCAGGCAGCATTCCTGATTCAGGGTTCCTGGTGTATTTCCACATGGGAAAAAGAAAACCCGGATTTAGAGTTTGGCGTTATGGAAATGCCGGTACCGGACGACGGTGCTAAGGGCGGACTTCCTTACATCGGCGCACAGCCATGGATGGGTATCTCCAAAACATCTGAAAATCCTGAACTGGCAGCAAAATATCTCCAGGGACTTTACTCTGAAGAATATCAGGCAGGCGTTGTAGAAGACGGTGGTTTTGTATCTGCAATTGAAGGCGTAAATGAAAAATACATGAAAGACGGTGTTATGAAAGATTACTACACACTGGCTCTGGAACAGGGTAAACTTTGCCCGGATCCAATCGTAGGAAACGCAGATGCAGCAGTTGTATACGCAAACATTACAGAAGTATCTCCAAACCTGGGACAGATTGTGCAGGGTGTTCTTACAGGAAAGACTGATTATAAAGAATCTCTGAAAACACTGGCTGAAAACACCCAGAAAGAATGGGAAAGTGGCATTGCAAAGGCACAGGAAGCCGGAGCAGAGGTTTCAGCAGCAGATTTTGAATTTAAAAACTGGAATCCGTTAGAAGATTACACAGCAGAGGATTATCAGAACAGATAA
- the rpsL gene encoding 30S ribosomal protein S12, translating into MPTFNQLVRKGRQTTAKKSTAPALQKSYNSLQKKTSDMSSPQKRGVCTAVKTATPKKPNSALRKIARVRLSNGIEVTSYIPGEGHNLQEHSVVLIRGGRVKDLPGTRYHIVRGTLDTAGVANRRQARSKYGAKRPKK; encoded by the coding sequence ATGCCAACATTTAACCAGTTAGTAAGAAAAGGACGTCAGACTACAGCTAAAAAGTCTACAGCACCTGCACTTCAGAAGAGCTACAACTCTTTACAGAAAAAGACATCTGATATGTCTTCTCCACAGAAGAGAGGTGTTTGTACAGCTGTTAAAACTGCTACACCTAAAAAACCTAACTCTGCTCTTAGAAAAATCGCCAGAGTTCGTCTTTCCAACGGAATCGAAGTAACAAGCTACATTCCTGGAGAAGGTCATAACTTACAGGAGCACAGCGTTGTTCTTATCAGAGGCGGTAGAGTAAAAGACTTACCAGGTACCAGATACCACATCGTTCGTGGTACATTAGATACAGCAGGTGTTGCTAACAGACGCCAGGCTCGTTCTAAATACGGTGCTAAGAGACCTAAAAAATAA